The following are from one region of the Carassius auratus strain Wakin chromosome 43, ASM336829v1, whole genome shotgun sequence genome:
- the LOC113061619 gene encoding ras and EF-hand domain-containing protein-like isoform X3 produces the protein MNHSDLRRLFAVYDGNKLGRVKYEDFTSVCQELNVPADEIRTLFNKFDLDGDGYINFSDFSSSFQEVSEALNLTSLGNSLQIHRSGWEEFENKLDGDVAFYLGRQRDELKELYEQIHSTSGELVLQQYEDLIKALVAESKEHRMESEQLETSLRRTEELASSQLAEMEEDLQQQLAHTEERVREEERKKLDESIAMLQIKHENELADLHTTIERLTKQYQEELKLNRPREDDLKLRAQIRDLMQENEELRSSLMKAQINVSILKLELDRLKNAFTEQKLQHKSDDLKKMVMEYQSYSNQIESLQEINKTLYVSNDGLCSALSQDNASMKRLLSPKNEVPSRMIKPLRQSTMNQSGFTEEDTMALVKFWADKYLDSGVSIQTDTEPMSGSNYDSDDSHNSVETMHHTSYSIPSDLKVSEEKSEALGTVARSTAGSISSFRRRLSAFPVKQIEEDLHDTEDLAPAYRLVLAGDAGSGKSSFLLRLSLNEFRGDIQSTLGVDFQIKKMLVDGEKTNLQIWDTAGQERFRSIARSYFRKAHGVLLLYDVTSESSFLNVREWVEQIWESTNEDIPMCIIGNKVDLREERPEGSCVSAFHGEKLAMAYNALFCEASAKEGTNVIEAVLHLARSVREWRRTE, from the exons ATGAACCATTCTGATCTTCGGAGACTTTTTGCAGTATATGATGGGAATAAATTAGGAAGAGTCAAATACGAGGACTTCACCAGTGTTTGCCAAGAGCTTAATGTGCCTGCGGACGAGATCAGGACTTTATTCAACAAGTTTGATCTGGACGGGGACGGATATATTAATTTCAGCGACTTTTCATCAAGTTTTCAGGAAGTTTCCGAAGCCCTCAATTTGACTTCGTTGGGAAACAGTTTGCAAATTCATAGAAGCGGTTGGGAAGAGTTTGAAAACAAATTAGATGGAGATGTGGCCTTTTATTTGGGAAG GCAGCGGGATGAATTGAAGGAGTTGTATGAACAGATCCACTCCACATCAGGTGAGCTTGTACTGCAGCAATATGAGGATCTCATCAAGGCTCTTGTGGCTGAGAGCAAAGAGCACAGGATGGAGAGTGAACAACTTGAGACTAGTCTACGAAG GACAGAGGAACTGGCCAGCAGTCAGTTAGCAGAGATGGAGGAGGACTTGCAGCAGCAACTGGCCCACACAGAAGAAAGGGTCCGGGAAGAG GAGCGAAAGAAATTGGACGAATCCATTGCTATGCTCCAAATCAAGCATGAGAATGAACTGGCAGATCTGCACACAACAATAGAGAGGCTCACAAAG CAGTATCAAGAGGAGTTGAAATTAAACCGCCCCAGGGAAGATGACCTCAAATTGAGAGCACAGATTAGAGATCTGATGCAG GAGAATGAGGAGCTGAGAAGTTCTCTTATGAAAGCCCAGATAAACGTCTCCATTCTCAAGCTTGAGTTGGACAGGTTGAAGAATGCCTTCACTGAACAGAAACTCCAACACAAGAG CGATGACCTTAAGAAGATGGTGATGGAGTACCAGTCTTATTCCAACCAAATAGAATCCCTCCA GGAAATTAATAAAACGTTATATGTCAGCAATGATGGGTTATGCTCTGCACTGAGCCAGGATAATGCCTCTATGAAAAGACTG ctttcaccaaaaaatgaagTTCCTTCCAGGATGATTAAACCACTTCGACAGAGTACAATGAATCAGAGCGG ttttactgAAGAGGACACTATGGCCCTGGTGAAGTTCTGGGCTGATAAGTATTTGGATAGTGGCGTGTCCATTCAGACAGACACTGAGCCGATGTCGGGCAGCAATTATGACAGTGACGACAGCCATAATTCAGTGGAAACCATGCATCATACTAGTTACTCTATTCCATCTGATTTGAAG GTGTCCGAGGAGAAGTCTGAAGCTTTGGGAACTGTAGCTCGTAGCACAGCTGGCTCAATATCCTCATTTCGGCGGCGGTTGTCTGCTTTTCCTGTCAAG CAAATTGAAGAAGACTTGCATGACACTGAAGATCTTGCTCCAGCGTACCGTCTGGTGTTGGCTGGGGATGCGGGGTCAGGAAAATCCAGCTTTTTGCTACGATTGAGTCTCAATGAATTTAGAGGAGATATACAAAGCACTCTTG GTGTTGATTTTCAAATCAAGAAGATGCTTGTAGATGGAGAGAAAACAAACCTTCAGATCTGGGACACTGCTGGACAGGAAAG GTTCCGCAGCATTGCCAGGTCATATTTTCGCAAAGCACATGGAGTGCTACTGTTGTACGATGTCACATCTGAGAGCAGTTTCCTGAATGTTCGTGAATGGGTGGAACAGATTTGG GAGTCAACAAATGAAGACATCCCAATGTGCATAATAGGGAACAAGGTAGATTTGAGGGAAGAGAGGCCAGAGGGAAGTTGTGTGAGCGCGTTCCACGGGGAAAAGCTTGCTATG GCTTATAATGCCCTGTTCTGTGAAGCAAGTGCTAAAGAGGGGACAAATGTCATTGAGGCCGTTTTACATTTAGCAAG gAGTGTGAGAGAGTGGAGGAGGACAGAGTAA
- the LOC113061619 gene encoding ras and EF-hand domain-containing protein-like isoform X2 codes for MNHSDLRRLFAVYDGNKLGRVKYEDFTSVCQELNVPADEIRTLFNKFDLDGDGYINFSDFSSSFQEVSEALNLTSLGNSLQIHRSGWEEFENKLDGDVAFYLGRQRDELKELYEQIHSTSGELVLQQYEDLIKALVAESKEHRMESEQLETSLRRTEELASSQLAEMEEDLQQQLAHTEERVREEERKKLDESIAMLQIKHENELADLHTTIERLTKYQEELKLNRPREDDLKLRAQIRDLMQENEELRSSLMKAQINVSILKLELDRLKNAFTEQKLQHKSDDLKKMVMEYQSYSNQIESLQEINKTLYVSNDGLCSALSQDNASMKRLLSPKNEVPSRMIKPLRQSTMNQSGFTEEDTMALVKFWADKYLDSGVSIQTDTEPMSGSNYDSDDSHNSVETMHHTSYSIPSDLKVSEEKSEALGTVARSTAGSISSFRRRLSAFPVKQIEEDLHDTEDLAPAYRLVLAGDAGSGKSSFLLRLSLNEFRGDIQSTLGVDFQIKKMLVDGEKTNLQIWDTAGQERFRSIARSYFRKAHGVLLLYDVTSESSFLNVREWVEQIWESTNEDIPMCIIGNKVDLREERPEGSCVSAFHGEKLAMAYNALFCEASAKEGTNVIEAVLHLARKVKKTAKLGRRSGSQVKLSCLKRKTKPSNCCGV; via the exons ATGAACCATTCTGATCTTCGGAGACTTTTTGCAGTATATGATGGGAATAAATTAGGAAGAGTCAAATACGAGGACTTCACCAGTGTTTGCCAAGAGCTTAATGTGCCTGCGGACGAGATCAGGACTTTATTCAACAAGTTTGATCTGGACGGGGACGGATATATTAATTTCAGCGACTTTTCATCAAGTTTTCAGGAAGTTTCCGAAGCCCTCAATTTGACTTCGTTGGGAAACAGTTTGCAAATTCATAGAAGCGGTTGGGAAGAGTTTGAAAACAAATTAGATGGAGATGTGGCCTTTTATTTGGGAAG GCAGCGGGATGAATTGAAGGAGTTGTATGAACAGATCCACTCCACATCAGGTGAGCTTGTACTGCAGCAATATGAGGATCTCATCAAGGCTCTTGTGGCTGAGAGCAAAGAGCACAGGATGGAGAGTGAACAACTTGAGACTAGTCTACGAAG GACAGAGGAACTGGCCAGCAGTCAGTTAGCAGAGATGGAGGAGGACTTGCAGCAGCAACTGGCCCACACAGAAGAAAGGGTCCGGGAAGAG GAGCGAAAGAAATTGGACGAATCCATTGCTATGCTCCAAATCAAGCATGAGAATGAACTGGCAGATCTGCACACAACAATAGAGAGGCTCACAAAG TATCAAGAGGAGTTGAAATTAAACCGCCCCAGGGAAGATGACCTCAAATTGAGAGCACAGATTAGAGATCTGATGCAG GAGAATGAGGAGCTGAGAAGTTCTCTTATGAAAGCCCAGATAAACGTCTCCATTCTCAAGCTTGAGTTGGACAGGTTGAAGAATGCCTTCACTGAACAGAAACTCCAACACAAGAG CGATGACCTTAAGAAGATGGTGATGGAGTACCAGTCTTATTCCAACCAAATAGAATCCCTCCA GGAAATTAATAAAACGTTATATGTCAGCAATGATGGGTTATGCTCTGCACTGAGCCAGGATAATGCCTCTATGAAAAGACTG ctttcaccaaaaaatgaagTTCCTTCCAGGATGATTAAACCACTTCGACAGAGTACAATGAATCAGAGCGG ttttactgAAGAGGACACTATGGCCCTGGTGAAGTTCTGGGCTGATAAGTATTTGGATAGTGGCGTGTCCATTCAGACAGACACTGAGCCGATGTCGGGCAGCAATTATGACAGTGACGACAGCCATAATTCAGTGGAAACCATGCATCATACTAGTTACTCTATTCCATCTGATTTGAAG GTGTCCGAGGAGAAGTCTGAAGCTTTGGGAACTGTAGCTCGTAGCACAGCTGGCTCAATATCCTCATTTCGGCGGCGGTTGTCTGCTTTTCCTGTCAAG CAAATTGAAGAAGACTTGCATGACACTGAAGATCTTGCTCCAGCGTACCGTCTGGTGTTGGCTGGGGATGCGGGGTCAGGAAAATCCAGCTTTTTGCTACGATTGAGTCTCAATGAATTTAGAGGAGATATACAAAGCACTCTTG GTGTTGATTTTCAAATCAAGAAGATGCTTGTAGATGGAGAGAAAACAAACCTTCAGATCTGGGACACTGCTGGACAGGAAAG GTTCCGCAGCATTGCCAGGTCATATTTTCGCAAAGCACATGGAGTGCTACTGTTGTACGATGTCACATCTGAGAGCAGTTTCCTGAATGTTCGTGAATGGGTGGAACAGATTTGG GAGTCAACAAATGAAGACATCCCAATGTGCATAATAGGGAACAAGGTAGATTTGAGGGAAGAGAGGCCAGAGGGAAGTTGTGTGAGCGCGTTCCACGGGGAAAAGCTTGCTATG GCTTATAATGCCCTGTTCTGTGAAGCAAGTGCTAAAGAGGGGACAAATGTCATTGAGGCCGTTTTACATTTAGCAAG AAAAGTCAAGAAAACTGCAAAACTGGGGAGGAGGTCAGGGTCACAGGTTAAGCTGAGTTGTCTTAAACGGAAGACGAAGCCGAGCAACTGCTGTGGAGTCTAA
- the LOC113061619 gene encoding ras and EF-hand domain-containing protein-like isoform X1, which yields MNHSDLRRLFAVYDGNKLGRVKYEDFTSVCQELNVPADEIRTLFNKFDLDGDGYINFSDFSSSFQEVSEALNLTSLGNSLQIHRSGWEEFENKLDGDVAFYLGRQRDELKELYEQIHSTSGELVLQQYEDLIKALVAESKEHRMESEQLETSLRRTEELASSQLAEMEEDLQQQLAHTEERVREEERKKLDESIAMLQIKHENELADLHTTIERLTKQYQEELKLNRPREDDLKLRAQIRDLMQENEELRSSLMKAQINVSILKLELDRLKNAFTEQKLQHKSDDLKKMVMEYQSYSNQIESLQEINKTLYVSNDGLCSALSQDNASMKRLLSPKNEVPSRMIKPLRQSTMNQSGFTEEDTMALVKFWADKYLDSGVSIQTDTEPMSGSNYDSDDSHNSVETMHHTSYSIPSDLKVSEEKSEALGTVARSTAGSISSFRRRLSAFPVKQIEEDLHDTEDLAPAYRLVLAGDAGSGKSSFLLRLSLNEFRGDIQSTLGVDFQIKKMLVDGEKTNLQIWDTAGQERFRSIARSYFRKAHGVLLLYDVTSESSFLNVREWVEQIWESTNEDIPMCIIGNKVDLREERPEGSCVSAFHGEKLAMAYNALFCEASAKEGTNVIEAVLHLARKVKKTAKLGRRSGSQVKLSCLKRKTKPSNCCGV from the exons ATGAACCATTCTGATCTTCGGAGACTTTTTGCAGTATATGATGGGAATAAATTAGGAAGAGTCAAATACGAGGACTTCACCAGTGTTTGCCAAGAGCTTAATGTGCCTGCGGACGAGATCAGGACTTTATTCAACAAGTTTGATCTGGACGGGGACGGATATATTAATTTCAGCGACTTTTCATCAAGTTTTCAGGAAGTTTCCGAAGCCCTCAATTTGACTTCGTTGGGAAACAGTTTGCAAATTCATAGAAGCGGTTGGGAAGAGTTTGAAAACAAATTAGATGGAGATGTGGCCTTTTATTTGGGAAG GCAGCGGGATGAATTGAAGGAGTTGTATGAACAGATCCACTCCACATCAGGTGAGCTTGTACTGCAGCAATATGAGGATCTCATCAAGGCTCTTGTGGCTGAGAGCAAAGAGCACAGGATGGAGAGTGAACAACTTGAGACTAGTCTACGAAG GACAGAGGAACTGGCCAGCAGTCAGTTAGCAGAGATGGAGGAGGACTTGCAGCAGCAACTGGCCCACACAGAAGAAAGGGTCCGGGAAGAG GAGCGAAAGAAATTGGACGAATCCATTGCTATGCTCCAAATCAAGCATGAGAATGAACTGGCAGATCTGCACACAACAATAGAGAGGCTCACAAAG CAGTATCAAGAGGAGTTGAAATTAAACCGCCCCAGGGAAGATGACCTCAAATTGAGAGCACAGATTAGAGATCTGATGCAG GAGAATGAGGAGCTGAGAAGTTCTCTTATGAAAGCCCAGATAAACGTCTCCATTCTCAAGCTTGAGTTGGACAGGTTGAAGAATGCCTTCACTGAACAGAAACTCCAACACAAGAG CGATGACCTTAAGAAGATGGTGATGGAGTACCAGTCTTATTCCAACCAAATAGAATCCCTCCA GGAAATTAATAAAACGTTATATGTCAGCAATGATGGGTTATGCTCTGCACTGAGCCAGGATAATGCCTCTATGAAAAGACTG ctttcaccaaaaaatgaagTTCCTTCCAGGATGATTAAACCACTTCGACAGAGTACAATGAATCAGAGCGG ttttactgAAGAGGACACTATGGCCCTGGTGAAGTTCTGGGCTGATAAGTATTTGGATAGTGGCGTGTCCATTCAGACAGACACTGAGCCGATGTCGGGCAGCAATTATGACAGTGACGACAGCCATAATTCAGTGGAAACCATGCATCATACTAGTTACTCTATTCCATCTGATTTGAAG GTGTCCGAGGAGAAGTCTGAAGCTTTGGGAACTGTAGCTCGTAGCACAGCTGGCTCAATATCCTCATTTCGGCGGCGGTTGTCTGCTTTTCCTGTCAAG CAAATTGAAGAAGACTTGCATGACACTGAAGATCTTGCTCCAGCGTACCGTCTGGTGTTGGCTGGGGATGCGGGGTCAGGAAAATCCAGCTTTTTGCTACGATTGAGTCTCAATGAATTTAGAGGAGATATACAAAGCACTCTTG GTGTTGATTTTCAAATCAAGAAGATGCTTGTAGATGGAGAGAAAACAAACCTTCAGATCTGGGACACTGCTGGACAGGAAAG GTTCCGCAGCATTGCCAGGTCATATTTTCGCAAAGCACATGGAGTGCTACTGTTGTACGATGTCACATCTGAGAGCAGTTTCCTGAATGTTCGTGAATGGGTGGAACAGATTTGG GAGTCAACAAATGAAGACATCCCAATGTGCATAATAGGGAACAAGGTAGATTTGAGGGAAGAGAGGCCAGAGGGAAGTTGTGTGAGCGCGTTCCACGGGGAAAAGCTTGCTATG GCTTATAATGCCCTGTTCTGTGAAGCAAGTGCTAAAGAGGGGACAAATGTCATTGAGGCCGTTTTACATTTAGCAAG AAAAGTCAAGAAAACTGCAAAACTGGGGAGGAGGTCAGGGTCACAGGTTAAGCTGAGTTGTCTTAAACGGAAGACGAAGCCGAGCAACTGCTGTGGAGTCTAA